The genomic segment AATACATACCACCGAGGAAGCTTTGTAAGCTTCTGTAACTTTGCAGAGCAGCGAACATTAGCAAGTTGGCTATGGAATAACTGATGGAATGGGCGATTCCTCGGATGTCGGTAGGGAATAATTCGGCCGTCATGGTCCACGGAATGGTCAACATACCGACCATAGACGTGCAAACGTAAAGTAACAGGCATACAACAGGAACCTGGCAAACAAATAGACAACGCGATAAACatgatttacaattattattatcgtcgtACAATTATTCAAGAATACATGCACCGTTTAGCTTGAAAGGCTTACCCAGTATCCAGAACGATCGCCGTTCTTAATAAGATAGGTGTAGTAACCGGAAACGGTCATGCAAAAGGCCATTCCCAAAGACGAGATTATACAGAGGAGCCGCCTCTTGTACCGCCTTAGCAGCCAAGTATTCACCATCGAACACAGGAAACGAGTTACACCAACGAGAATCGAGGCTATGTATGCATCCACGCCGGAACCGACTTCCTGAATGACAGTGATTACGATTAATCACGAAACGCAGCATGTATAATCGAATCGGTGATCCGACTATGCTGTGAACGTCGAGGAGAAATAGTTATTTACTTGGAACCAGGTGACAGCGTAGAAGAGAGTGATATAGATGCCGGAAAACTGTtggaaggagaagaagaggaagagtaTCGTTAGTGGTTTCCATCCTGTGGGCTTCAAGAATCCCCTGAGTTTAGTGGAGACACCGCCGTGTTTGCTCTTTCTTTGTTCGCTCAATTTAATCTCGTTCTCCTTCACGATCGTATTGAACTGCGCCTCCGCGGCGGACACCTTGCCTTGCTTCGCCTCGTGCTTGTACAGCCTGCGAGATTCAAATACGATAGATGCTTACCTTTGCGGTGGTACAGCGAATCTGCTCTAGTAGTAttcgatctagcgaaaatcagttttattatttctgtctTCGCATCGTACGCGCATCGTAGCAAAATAAGCCAGCAGCCTCTTCCGTGCCATTCTCGTTTCACTTTTTCTACCACTACCGCTACCGCTACCGCTACCACTATCACTATCACTACCCGCTATCAACCACCATCGCCGCTATCGCCATTGCTACTGTTACTGCTACTGCTACTGCTACTGCTACTGCTACTGTTACTGTTACTGTTACTGCTAACGCTACTGCTAGTGCTATTAATACTGCTAGCGCTAACTGCTACCGCTACCAATACCGGTACTAATAGATGGGAAAACTGATCGCTCTCATTCGCTTTTCCTTACCATTCCAATGATTTCTTCGCATCCTCCAATCGTCCCTTAGAGACGAGCCATACAGGCGATTCCGGGACAAACAGTTGCACCAAAATGATTGGCACGACGGCATAAATTATGCCCAGCCAGGCCACCAGTCTCCAATGAATGTATGCACCCTTCAAGTACGAAAGAACCATGCCAAACGAGGCCAAAGTTGGACCGAACGATATCATCGATCCTCTAAGTTCTGGTCTTGCGACTTCGGTGATGTAGACGATAGCTGGTGAAGTTGCCAAAGCCGTGGCTAGCCCGGACAACAATCGACCGACTAAAATCATCGGGATATTGGTCGACAGCGCTATGAGAATCCAGCCCGCGATGAAGGGGACGGAGCCGAATTGAAGGGTCCGCAATCTTCCAACCGTCTCCATCAGAAATCCTCCTAACAAGGCACCCAAAGGTGTGCTGACTACCACCACGCTGGCTGAAAATTGATCGCGTTTAACATGGCTGATATATACCTGCTAATAATAACCTGTCGCCATTCGTTTCTCGTCGATGTCGAATGTCTGCTGCAAACAACCGACGTTGTATGTAAAAGAGGTTGTTGCAGTCGTTGGGAAAAGAACCGCGTCTCTGTGTAAACTAGCCAGCCGTTCGATCAGCCTGCTAGATTAAACAGCCTCGCTCTTATTCGATCGTAACGTTTCGCGTACGACTCTGCTGCTTGTTACGGAAGTAACAAAGACAAGTGAAACGctaatgaaaattgaatttactCGATAAAATAGAATCTCGTAAACCGAGTTGCGGCAGTTATTATTTCGTTCGGCGCGACTACTCACCTCTCTCGCAGGCGTAACCTCGCGTTATACTCGGCTCGACGCAATCGCTCTGTTATTTCGTAAAGTTTAGTCGTCGCTATTCCTTGTATCGTCGTTATCAACGCGCGTAACAAGTTGCTTACCGATCCAGGAAGTCTGTTCTCGCGTTGCGTGCAATTCCGCGTCCTCGGCCTCGAGATGGGGGATCAAAATAGCCGAATAAGCCATGGCTAATCCTACCGATATATGGAAAGACGCGGCAATGATGCAGGAAGCGATCTAAGGATAGATCAGATCGGATGTTGCATCGATCGCTGTTTATATGTTTCCATGTTTATATCGATGATATTATACCTCGTGTATGGCATTTTTAATGGTAGTAGGCTCGACGAAGCCTTTGTTCAGACTTCTGCTCGATACGATCGCGTCTTTGAAACGTTCCCTCTCGTTCTCCTCGATGTTCTTCGATGCCTCGCGCTCCACACTGAAACACAAAGAGCCCGCCGCCCGTCACCAACTCTCGTCCAGccctcttcttctcctttcgtGTCCGCCAAATCATGTCCGCcgattaaaacgataaaacatTAAAGACGGCTGCACGGCGCGAACAAAGGATAGCTTTCCATGTGTcgatgcattttttttttttttttataacgcGTATCAACATTTACGAGATTAAGCGAACCCGTTCGCTTCTCTATTCGGTTGTCAAGAACCTGAAGGTTGCACCGCGATATACCGGCATGCCAATATGCCAATATATGGCTGGCAGATAGATGGACGCTTTACGCGCGACAATTTACGACTGCGATAAAGCGTTTCCATTTCTTGGTAGCTCTATCGTCTCTCGCTAGCATACGCGTAACCCGCTGGTCGATTAATTTCTCGCTTGACCGCTGTTCCGTCCAACGTTAACAATGTCAAAACTGTATACGCGTAGCTGCGTAGATATgcgtgtatatataatttgcaaGCGATCGTGTTTCGCAACGGTGACATCACGCGCATCACGGTTTATCGTGCACGCACGATGTTTATATAGCTGGAACTGGTAATTACGTACGGATAGATTTATAGCAGCTGGTGATCTATCGCGACAAGTTGTCGCAACTTAAATCGATCGATGACCGAGAAACGTATTGAGAAAGCGTGGCTTGTACATCGTTTAAACGCGACACAGTGACGGATGGGGAACAGATGGGGCAATAATTAAGCCGTTATCCGACAAACAACATtcgataataatagaaatatttcgtttataaGCGAAAGTAATGAGACGCGGGATTAGTTTTCGCCCGAGAATCGAGAACCGAGTACCGAGAACAGTATGCGAGCGTTGTGTAACCAGCGACCGCTCTGCAAATGGAAACACGTCTCGCGAATAAGCTGTCGGGCCTTAACTCGGCTCAATTAAAAGCGGCTGGAGGAATTAACGCGCGTTAATTCCACCATTTCTCCGTCGATGAATTTAACGCAGTCGAACGCTTTATTACACGCGACACCGACGGACGGACCGTGTCCATCCAACGTACATTCGTATCGTTCGTACTCTCGTACCTTTCTCGTACCTTGCTGAGCGCGAGatggagaaaataaaaattatgtaatttctTCGCTAGACAAACGGACCGCACCAAGAAGCAAGTCGGTGGGAAATTTTATCACGTAACATCCGCTTAC from the Bombus fervidus isolate BK054 chromosome 12, iyBomFerv1, whole genome shotgun sequence genome contains:
- the LOC139992624 gene encoding trehalose transporter 1-like protein; the encoded protein is MDPYSLSVEREASKNIEENERERFKDAIVSSRSLNKGFVEPTTIKNAIHEIASCIIAASFHISVGLAMAYSAILIPHLEAEDAELHATREQTSWIASVVVVSTPLGALLGGFLMETVGRLRTLQFGSVPFIAGWILIALSTNIPMILVGRLLSGLATALATSPAIVYITEVARPELRGSMISFGPTLASFGMVLSYLKGAYIHWRLVAWLGIIYAVVPIILVQLFVPESPVWLVSKGRLEDAKKSLEWLYKHEAKQGKVSAAEAQFNTIVKENEIKLSEQRKSKHGGVSTKLRGFLKPTGWKPLTILFLFFSFQQFSGIYITLFYAVTWFQEVGSGVDAYIASILVGVTRFLCSMVNTWLLRRYKRRLLCIISSLGMAFCMTVSGYYTYLIKNGDRSGYWVPVVCLLLYVCTSMVGMLTIPWTMTAELFPTDIRGIAHSISYSIANLLMFAALQSYRSLQSFLGGSHAVQWFFAGVSITAVVFVWLLLPETHGKKLSEIEEYFQNHFLAVGAEAKTKKRRAQRKQQRIDKSATEPLNPKTIQNV